Part of the Paenibacillus sp. JNUCC32 genome is shown below.
ACGGCGATCCCGAATTATATGGTCATGTCTTGGCTGGGGTGGATCAATACGCATGCCTCCATCATCGTGCCTTCCTTGGCTTTTCCGCTCGGGCTGTTCCTGATGAAGCAGTTTATGGAGCAAATTCCCGACGCGCTGCTCGAGGCGGCCAAAATTGACGGGGCCAGCGAGTATCGGATTTACTGGTCCATTGTGATGCCGAACGTGAAGCCTGCCTGGCTGACGCTTATGATTTTGCAATTTCCGGCGCTTTGGGGCAGCGATGGCGGCAGCTTTATATACAGCGAGCATCTGAAGACGTTACACTTCGCGCTGGGACAGATCACGGAAGGCGGAATCGCAAGAGCCGGCGTCGGCGCGGCCGTTGCTTTGCTCCTGATGATCGTTCCCATCACGCTCTTTATCATCTCCCAGAGCAGCGTCATGCAGACGATGGCCACTTCAGGGATGAAGGATTAGAAAGGAGGCATGACCAGATTGATCAATAGCTTGCGCAAACTGAAAACGCCTCTCCTCATCTTGATCTGCTGCTTATTGGGGGTTGGCGCAGGAACGGGGAACGTAAGCGCCGAGAGCGCCGCGGACTCCTACAATTATTCCTATTGGGGCGATGCCGTCGCAGTGCCGGCCGCTTATGTGGCGACCGAATGGATCAGCGGCTCGGACCTGGGGACGGGACCTTTCCAAGAGCCCAGCGATCTCCACGTCGCCGCCGACAATCGCGTATACGTACTGGATTCAGGCAACAATCGGATCGTTGTGCTGGACCGTGATCTAAAGCTGGTAAGCACCGTGGATTCCTTTACGAGAGAGGGCAAGCCGGATACATTCCTTCAACCGCAAGGGATTTTCGTGACGGATGACGGCGATGTCCTTGTAGCGGACACGGGTAACAAGCGGGTGGTTCACTTAGATGCGGATTTTCAGCTGGTCAAGATCATCGATTCGCCGGAGTCGGAACTATTGCAGGATTCGTTTAAATTCGAACCTGTGCGGGTCGTAATGGACCATGCGCAGCGAATTTATGTCATGGCTGGCGGCGTGTTTGACGGGTTCATGGAATTCAACGCCGAAGGGGCGTTTACTACTTTCATTGGCGCGAATCGCGTTTATATCGATCCGATCGAATATTTCTGGAAGCAGATCTCGACTAAAGCGCAGCGAAGCCAGATGGTCATGTTTACGCCTACGGAGTTTACGAATCTGGATATTGATTCGGAAGGATTTATCTATGCCACTAACGGAGACCAGTGGGGGAACAACATTAAGAAGCTAAACGCGCAAGGCAGCGACATTTTACGAAGAACTGGGTATTCCGACCCGCAGGGCGACATTCTTTACATCAGCAGCGAAGGTCCTTCTAAGCTGATCGATATCGATGTTACAGACAGCGAGATTTACTCCGTTCTCGATGGCAAGCGAGGGCGGGTGTTCACTTACAACGGGGACGGTCATCTGATGTACGTATTCGGCGGGCTGGGGAACCAATTGGGCCAGTTTCATACGCCGGCCGCCATCGATCGAATCGGCGAGGATTTTCTTGTGCTGGATAAAGCGCTGGGCGAAATCACCGTCTTCCGAACGACCGAGTACGGGCGAACGCTGAATGAAGCAGTCAAAAGCTATTACCGTGGCGAGGAAGAAACCGCTTTTGCGTTGTTTAATCGAACGATCGCCATGAATGCAAATCTGGATTTTGCCTATGCGGGGATCGGTAAAGCCTTGCTTCGTCAAGGCGATTATAAGGACGCCATGAAGCATTTTAAACGCAGTTTGGATCAAAAAAACTATTCCAAAGCATTCCTGCTATATCGAAAAGAAGTCATGAGAGAGCATTTTCCGGTGATCATGACCATGCTGTTCTTAGCCGGAATCGGTATTTTTGCCGCGGCAAGGCTTCGGAAAGTGAAGGAACGAAGAAAGGGGGCTTCCGCATGAGCAGGGATTGGATTCGATTCCCCCTAAATCTCATGGTTCATCCCTTTGAAGGCTATTGGGACCTGAAATACGATCGCAACCGACAATTCACGTTGATCATTTCATTTTGCGTATTGTTCCTGGTGGCCGTTACGAACATTTTGGGGAGCCAGTACAGCGGTTTTCTAGTCCATGTGTACAATCCAGAGACCATGAACAGCTTCATGGAAATCGTCTATGTGATCGTGCCGGTATTGTTCTGGTGCGTGGCCAACTGGTCGCTTACGACCTTGATGGACGGAGAAGGCAAATTCGTCGAAATTTTCACGTCGACCTGCTTTGCGCTTCTGCCGCTCGTGATCATTCAATTTCCATGGATTTGGCTCAGCAATCTCGTTTCGCTGCAAGAGACCGCCTTCTATTATTTTTCCAACTCCGTTGCGGTTCTTTGGTTCGTATATCTGCTGTTTATCGGCAATATGACCGTACATCAGTTTTCCCCGTCCAAAACGATCGGAATTATGATGCTGACCCTGGTCGCCATGGGGTTCATGGCTTTTATCAGCTTGCTGTTTTTCAGCTTGGTCCAACAGATCGTGGCCTTTATATCCGTCATCTATCAAGAATTGGTCATGAGAACTTAAGGAGGAGGAAAAATGGGCAATTTCGCTAGATATATGCTGCTTGCTGCCAGTGTACTGACAGCGCTGATCATGGCCGGATGTACGGATAAAGGACCCGATGAGGCAGCTGGCGATCAAGTCAACAGGCTCACCGAAACGTTTAAACTCGATTCAACCCTTAAGGCGTCGTTCGCCAATCCGAAAGTCCAAGGCATGAAAGGCATCGCCGAGAACGATCAACTGCAGCTGCTAGCGGACGATCAGACGGGGACGATCGCCGTCGTGCATAAAGCGAGCGGGGAAGTTTGGCACAGCAATCCTCCCGGGCGCGAGTCGGATCCGCTGGCTGCAGGCGTGAACAAGAGTTTGTTGTCCTCTCAGCTGAAGCTTGATTTTTATAATAGTTTCGGACAAATAAACTCCGTCAATTCGCATGCCGATAGCGTGGCCTATAAACAAATCGGCATGGAGGAAATCGCAAATGGCGTTCGCGTAAACTACCGGTTCGGCTCGGACAAGAAAACAATCGACGACATGCCCATGAAGATCAGCAAGGCGCGCTTCGAGCAGAACCTGTTAAGCAAGCTGGACAGCACGGGCCAGCGAACGCTGAAAATCGCGTACACCGAGGATGCGGAACAGGAGATGTATGTCCGGTCCGACGGCGCGCTTAAAGGCCTTCAGCTGGAGCGGGCGCTTAAAGCCTTTGAGGATGCCGGGTATACCGAAGAAGATTTGCTGGTCGACATTGAGGAAAACCATTTGGATCAGACCAAGCCTGAACCGCGGGTATTTCATGCTTCGGTTGAATACACGCTGGACGGCGACAGTCTGCTCGCCAAGATCCCGGTTTCCAGCATCGATTACCCGGGTGAATATCCGGTGAACACCATATCGTTCCTGAGTTTCTTCGGTGCCGGGGGAACGGAAGAAAAAGGCTCGATCTTCATTCCGGACGGATCGGGGGCGCTGATCCATTTTAATAACGGCAAGACCCGGTATCCAGCCTACCAACAGAACGTGTACGGAACGGACCGAACCATGAGCCGCATCGAAACGGCAGAACTCAGCCAGGAAATCAGGCTGCCGGTGTTCGGAATCATCCGTCAAGCCGGGGCATTTATCGGCATCATCGAGGAAGGGGCTCCGGCCGCGACAATCAATGCTGACGTTAGCGGCAGACTGAACAGCTATAACTACGTTTACCCGACGTTCACGGTGATCAACAAAGGCGACTTAAGCCTGGATGCGAACGGCCAGCAGCGCTCGCTTCCGAAATTTCAGGAAGCTCCGATGCGAAGCGATTTTACGGTCCGATATGCCTTCGTGGGCAAGCAGTCGGCTTCCTATCAAGGACTTGCTGCCTATTACAGGAAATATTTGGAGCAGCATGGCGGTCTTCCCGCAATTGACGAGAGGAACGGGGACAATATGCCGTTCTATCTGGAGCTCGTAGGCAGCATTTATAAGAAGAAGCATTTTGCAGGAATTCCCTATCGGGCGCTGGAGCCGCTCACGACCTTTGAACAAGCGCAAAGTATTCTGACAGACATGAGCCAGCGTGGAATCCATGACATCAAATTGAAGTATAGCGGCTGGTTCAACAAGGGGCTGGCTCATGAGGTACCTGGCAGCGTCTCCGTTGACCAGCAGGTAGGGGGAGAGAAGGGACTTCGGCGTCTGTTATCCTATGCTAACGAGAATGGGGTAACGCTATATCCGGATGTCGCCTTCCTTACGGCATTGTCCGGTTCCGGGTTCAACGTAACGAAGGAGGCGGCCAGAACGCTGCGAGGCGTCCCCGCAGAGCTCTATTCATTCAATCCGGCATTGAATCGCCGGGATCGGACCGGTTGGCCGACCTATGTCATATCGCCGCGGTTAATAGGTAGTTACACGGAAGCTTTCTTAAAGGACTATGGCAAATACGGCGCAAATGCCGTTTCGCTGAGTGATCTGGCCGCCGAGCTCGATAGCGATTTTCGCAAGCACCGCCAAATTGACCGCACGGAGTCCGAGCAGCTGTCTCAGGATGCGCTGAACAAAATTGAAGATGCCAATCTTCAGGTCATGGCTGACGGAGGAAATGCTTATGCGCTGCCTTTCTTAACCGATATCACCCACGCGCCCATGGCAAGCAGCAGGTTTAAAATCGAGGACGCGGAAATCCCGTTCTATCAAATGGTCGTCCGCGGTTATATCGATTACACAGGCTCACCCTACAATCTGACTGCGTATACCGATCCCAAACCGTATATATTGAAGTGTTTGGAGTACGGTTCCGGCGTGTACTTCCAATGGATCTATGAACCGAATCACAACATAAAGGACACGGCGCATAACGACTTGTTCTCCGCCAATTACGAGATATGGATCGATGAAGCCGCCCGTATCTATGAGGAAGTGAATGCTTTTCTGAAAAAGGTTCGCCATGATCGGATCATCGGACATGACGAATTGGCTGACGGCGTATTCAAGACGATATATGAGAGCGGCGTTTATGTCATCGTGAATTATAATCATGTACCGGTGACGATTGACGATCTAACCATTGAAGCCGAAAGCTATGTGACAGGTGGTGAAGCGCCGTGAAATTCATAACCCAGCGATTGGGGGGAAAGCAAAGGAGCTATGGGAAACAGAAGGCTTTATGGGGCATTGCTTATGTTATGCCTTGGCTTCTCGGCTTTATATTTTTCTTCCTGATCCCTTTGCTGACTTCCCTGATCTACAGTTTTAGCACTGTAACCGCGAATTCCGAAGGAATCGGCATTACGCTAATGGGGATGAAAAACTATATGACCGCCTTTACGGTCAACACCAGCTTTAATCGAATGCTGACCGAAGCGATTGTTAATATGGTGGTGAACGTGCCCTTGATCGTTATTTTCAGCCTCTTTCTGGCTGTTGTCCTGAATCAGAAATTCCTTGGCCGTTCCTTTGCCAGATCGATATTCTTCCTGCCTGTCATTCTTGCTTCCGGGGTCATACTGACCCTGGAAAGCAGCAGCCTCGTTCAGGCGATCAATGATCAGAATGCCGGTTCCGGAGGGCTGATCAACGCTTTGGGAAGCTTTGAGCTCGAGCGATTAATGCTTCAAGCCGGCGTAAGCGAGACCATCGTAAACTATTTAACGGGAGCCGTGGATCGTATCTATGATATTGTAAGCCAATCCGGCGTACAGATTCTCATATTCCTGGCTGGCATCCAGACGATATCTCCCCAGCTGTATGAAGCGTCCAAGATGGAAGGGGCAACGGGTTACGAA
Proteins encoded:
- a CDS encoding carbohydrate ABC transporter permease, yielding MIRYFRLPRTLNRSLPVSILLFTLLALFGAFMALPLIYAVNNAFKPLDELFIFPPRFFVNNPTMDNFLDLMVLMGNSWVPLSRYFANTLLITIIGTAGHILLASAAAYPLAKYRFPGSKALFSIVVLALMFSPHVTAIPNYMVMSWLGWINTHASIIVPSLAFPLGLFLMKQFMEQIPDALLEAAKIDGASEYRIYWSIVMPNVKPAWLTLMILQFPALWGSDGGSFIYSEHLKTLHFALGQITEGGIARAGVGAAVALLLMIVPITLFIISQSSVMQTMATSGMKD
- a CDS encoding Yip1 family protein; translated protein: MSRDWIRFPLNLMVHPFEGYWDLKYDRNRQFTLIISFCVLFLVAVTNILGSQYSGFLVHVYNPETMNSFMEIVYVIVPVLFWCVANWSLTTLMDGEGKFVEIFTSTCFALLPLVIIQFPWIWLSNLVSLQETAFYYFSNSVAVLWFVYLLFIGNMTVHQFSPSKTIGIMMLTLVAMGFMAFISLLFFSLVQQIVAFISVIYQELVMRT
- a CDS encoding DUF5696 domain-containing protein, translating into MGNFARYMLLAASVLTALIMAGCTDKGPDEAAGDQVNRLTETFKLDSTLKASFANPKVQGMKGIAENDQLQLLADDQTGTIAVVHKASGEVWHSNPPGRESDPLAAGVNKSLLSSQLKLDFYNSFGQINSVNSHADSVAYKQIGMEEIANGVRVNYRFGSDKKTIDDMPMKISKARFEQNLLSKLDSTGQRTLKIAYTEDAEQEMYVRSDGALKGLQLERALKAFEDAGYTEEDLLVDIEENHLDQTKPEPRVFHASVEYTLDGDSLLAKIPVSSIDYPGEYPVNTISFLSFFGAGGTEEKGSIFIPDGSGALIHFNNGKTRYPAYQQNVYGTDRTMSRIETAELSQEIRLPVFGIIRQAGAFIGIIEEGAPAATINADVSGRLNSYNYVYPTFTVINKGDLSLDANGQQRSLPKFQEAPMRSDFTVRYAFVGKQSASYQGLAAYYRKYLEQHGGLPAIDERNGDNMPFYLELVGSIYKKKHFAGIPYRALEPLTTFEQAQSILTDMSQRGIHDIKLKYSGWFNKGLAHEVPGSVSVDQQVGGEKGLRRLLSYANENGVTLYPDVAFLTALSGSGFNVTKEAARTLRGVPAELYSFNPALNRRDRTGWPTYVISPRLIGSYTEAFLKDYGKYGANAVSLSDLAAELDSDFRKHRQIDRTESEQLSQDALNKIEDANLQVMADGGNAYALPFLTDITHAPMASSRFKIEDAEIPFYQMVVRGYIDYTGSPYNLTAYTDPKPYILKCLEYGSGVYFQWIYEPNHNIKDTAHNDLFSANYEIWIDEAARIYEEVNAFLKKVRHDRIIGHDELADGVFKTIYESGVYVIVNYNHVPVTIDDLTIEAESYVTGGEAP
- a CDS encoding carbohydrate ABC transporter permease, whose product is MKFITQRLGGKQRSYGKQKALWGIAYVMPWLLGFIFFFLIPLLTSLIYSFSTVTANSEGIGITLMGMKNYMTAFTVNTSFNRMLTEAIVNMVVNVPLIVIFSLFLAVVLNQKFLGRSFARSIFFLPVILASGVILTLESSSLVQAINDQNAGSGGLINALGSFELERLMLQAGVSETIVNYLTGAVDRIYDIVSQSGVQILIFLAGIQTISPQLYEASKMEGATGYEAFWKITFPMVSPLILVNMIYTIIDSFSRNELTELIRTTGFVQFDFGLSSAMAWIYFLAITIILLISAYLVSRKVFYHE